One Mangrovimonas cancribranchiae DNA segment encodes these proteins:
- a CDS encoding phage holin family protein yields MKLILKLLLNALAVVLLSKLLSGVNVDSYLTATIVALVLAILNLFVKPILVLLTLPVTVVTFGIFLLFINAFIILIADKLIEGFSVSSVWIAILFSILLSILQSILHSLLKDDEK; encoded by the coding sequence ATGAAATTAATTTTAAAATTACTGCTTAATGCGTTAGCCGTTGTGCTTTTATCTAAACTACTTTCCGGGGTAAATGTAGATAGCTATCTTACAGCAACTATAGTAGCTTTAGTTTTGGCAATTCTTAACTTATTTGTTAAACCCATTTTAGTATTACTCACCTTACCAGTAACGGTGGTTACTTTTGGTATATTTCTATTGTTTATCAACGCTTTTATAATACTTATTGCAGATAAATTAATAGAAGGCTTTTCGGTAAGCAGCGTTTGGATTGCTATCCTTTTTAGCATCTTATTATCCATATTGCAATCTATACTACATTCACTTTTAAAAGACGATGAAAAATAG
- a CDS encoding alpha/beta fold hydrolase — protein MQLHSNILGTGTPFVILHGFLGMGDNWKTHAKHLAKDGYEVHLVDQRNHGRSFHSNEFNYDVMAKDLKAYCDNHDLKDIILLGHSMGGKTAMLFAVDYPEYLSKLIVADISPRFYPIHHDKILEGLSNLDFSKIENRREADDALSSYVSDFGIRQFLLKNLYWKEKGQLALRLNLPVLKDQVGEVGEALPMHVKFEKDTLFLRGDKSEYISPQDERLIHSHFPNAEIKTIENAGHWLHAENPKDFYNEVIKFIS, from the coding sequence ATGCAACTACATTCAAATATTTTAGGAACCGGTACGCCATTTGTTATATTACATGGTTTTTTAGGCATGGGAGATAATTGGAAAACTCATGCGAAACACTTAGCAAAGGATGGCTACGAAGTTCATTTAGTAGATCAAAGAAATCATGGTCGAAGTTTTCATAGCAATGAGTTTAATTACGATGTTATGGCTAAAGACTTAAAAGCCTATTGCGATAATCACGATTTAAAAGATATTATTTTATTAGGGCATTCTATGGGAGGTAAAACAGCTATGTTGTTTGCAGTAGATTACCCAGAATATCTTTCTAAACTAATTGTAGCCGATATTTCACCTAGATTTTACCCTATTCATCATGATAAAATTTTAGAAGGACTATCAAATTTAGACTTTTCCAAAATTGAAAATAGAAGAGAAGCCGATGATGCGCTATCAAGCTATGTGTCAGATTTTGGAATACGACAGTTTTTACTTAAAAATCTGTATTGGAAAGAAAAAGGACAATTAGCTTTACGACTCAATTTGCCCGTTTTAAAAGATCAAGTAGGTGAAGTAGGCGAAGCTTTACCTATGCATGTTAAATTTGAAAAAGATACGCTTTTTTTAAGAGGCGATAAATCAGAATATATTTCACCACAAGACGAACGTTTAATTCATTCTCATTTTCCTAACGCAGAGATAAAAACCATAGAAAACGCGGGACATTGGTTACATGCAGAAAACCCGAAAGACTTTTATAACGAAGTCATAAAATTTATTTCTTAA